Proteins co-encoded in one Triplophysa dalaica isolate WHDGS20190420 chromosome 16, ASM1584641v1, whole genome shotgun sequence genomic window:
- the zgc:92907 gene encoding UDP-N-acetylglucosamine transferase subunit ALG13 homolog yields the protein MKTVFVTVGTTSFDDLIVTLTSNECEKALIDRGYTDMVLQVGRGSVVPDPEICSGLTLQVFRFKDSISEDIRQADLIISHAGAGSCLEALGANKPLLVVVNDKLMDNHQVELAKQLQADSHLIYCTCSTLSQTLKDMDFSLLTTYTPGEPQNFALFLDKAIGLV from the exons ATGAAAACTGTATTTGTTACTGTCGGAACAACAagttttgatgatttgattGTCACTCTGACATCAAATGAATGTGAGAAG GCATTAATTGATCGGGGATACACAGACATGGTTCTTCAGGTTGGCCGAGGATCAGTTGTGCCCGATCCAGAGATCTGTTCGGGTCTGACACTTCAAGTGTTTCGTTTCAAAGACTCGATCTCAGAGGACATAAGACAAGCAGACCTGATAATCAGTCATGCTG GAGCAGGAAGCTGTTTGGAAGCCCTTGGAGCTAATAAACCTCTTCTGGTGGTGGTCAATGACAAATTAATGGACAATCACCAGGTGGAGCTTGCAAAGCAGCTGCAAGCGGATTCACATCTTATTTACTGTACCTGCAG cACCCTTTCTCAGACTTTGAAAGATATGGACTTCTCTTTATTGACAACCTACACGCCCGGTGAACCTCAAAACTTCGCACTTTTTCTAGATAAAGCCATCGGACTGGTCTGA
- the il2rgb gene encoding interleukin 2 receptor, gamma b: MTYKHSSRLYFVFLLLVLLSERCWSAANLSVECLIINLEYVECKWPETSRMNYTFSSAFKDDFLYEDCTEYILENNYTVGCRLPLKDHQDKFYKMYTNISTGGNQSVSQAFESLHKYVRLNPPYNISVVWFEQNSTLVLQWKKSTNTSNKCMVYMVHQETDTIKYINVTESSYSLPLASQNKQYAFRVRSTLSGYCGPSDLWSNWSIWLKWGNGGANENISRSAWWLILLAMVILFVFFTSLLVWYHFERIKIVLRPIVPDPSRNLQDLFQKHDGNVESWIHISKELKEAFEPDYTEAACDVCEAAPSCDVSATPEATPTSQDDTCDKTNTEEQPEKQLSSSASV, encoded by the exons ATGACTTACAAACACTCTTCTagactttattttgtatttttacttcTTGTTCTGTTGTCGGAAAGATGCTGGTCAGCAGCTAATCTGA GTGTAGAGTGTCTGATCATCAACCTTGAGTATGTGGAGTGCAAATGGCCAGAGACATCAAGGATGAATTACACCTTCAGCAGTGC atttaaagatgattttttatATGAAGACTGTACTGAGTACATCCTGGAAAACAATTACACTGTAGGCTGCAGACTTCCTCTAAAGGATCATCAGGataaattttataaaatgtatacaaatatttctACTGGAGGAAACCAATCTGTTTCACAAGCTTTTGAATCCCTCCATAAATATG tgCGGTTAAACCCTCCTTATAACATATCAGTGGTCTGGTTTGAACAAAACAGCACACTTGTTCTACAGTGGAAGAAGAGCACTAACACTAGCAACAAGTGTATGGTTTATATGGTGCATCAGGAGACAGACACAATCAAG TACATTAATGTGACAGAATCATCATACAGTCTGCCGCTTGCGTCACAGAATAAACAATATGCTTTCCGAGTCCGGAGCACTCTTTCTGGTTACTGTGGTCCTTCAGACCTCTGGAGTAACTGGAGCATTTGGCTGAAGTGGGGCAATGGAGGAGCAAATG agaACATCAGCAGATCAGCCTGGTGGCTAATTCTGTTGGCTATGGTTatcttgtttgtcttttttacaTCCCTGCTGGTTTGGTACCATTTTGAGAG gataaagatTGTCTTGCGTCCAATTGTGCCTGACCCCAGCAGGAACTTACAagatttatttcaaaaacatgatGGAAATGTTGAG AGCTGGATTCACATCTCCAAAGAGCTTAAGGAAGCCTTTGAGCCAGACTACACCGAGGCTGCCTGTGATGTATGTGAGGCTGCACCCTCTTGTGATGTCAGTGCCACACCTGAGGCCACTCCCACTTCCCAAGATGACACCTGTGATAAGACAAACACTGAGGAACAGCCTGAAAAACAGCTTAGCTCATCGGCCAGTGTGTGA
- the c16hxorf65 gene encoding uncharacterized protein CXorf65 homolog isoform X3: MFVYIKHGENDHFIVNTYCPVTFLMQHIRAKLGLAESELIDLCDKQGVMTCLFLPQNTQKWAHELLKPRESFIVCSINRTADGAYSSVTSLLSGVDSALLD; this comes from the exons atgtttgtttacattaaacatgGAG aAAATGACCACTTCATTGTCAACACCTATTGTCCAGTTACTTTCTTAATGCAGCATATACGAGCCAAGCTGGGACTGGCTGAGTCAG AGCTCATAGATCTGTGTGATAAACAAGGAGTAATGACATGTCTCTTCCTGCCCCAGAATACACAGAAGTGGGCTCATGAATTGCTAAAGCCCAGAGAGTCTTTTATTGTCTGCAGTATCAACC GTACGGCTGATGGTGCATATTCCTCTGTCACATCACTTCTGTCTGGTGTTGATTCTGCTCTATTAG ACTAA
- the c16hxorf65 gene encoding uncharacterized protein CXorf65 homolog isoform X1, translating to MFVYIKHGENDHFIVNTYCPVTFLMQHIRAKLGLAESELIDLCDKQGVMTCLFLPQNTQKWAHELLKPRESFIVCSINRTADGAYSSVTSLLSGVDSALLESLQGQIDNLERTRLKQFCVLEASSGKLKESRFQAPTKTTKKLKGRRRK from the exons atgtttgtttacattaaacatgGAG aAAATGACCACTTCATTGTCAACACCTATTGTCCAGTTACTTTCTTAATGCAGCATATACGAGCCAAGCTGGGACTGGCTGAGTCAG AGCTCATAGATCTGTGTGATAAACAAGGAGTAATGACATGTCTCTTCCTGCCCCAGAATACACAGAAGTGGGCTCATGAATTGCTAAAGCCCAGAGAGTCTTTTATTGTCTGCAGTATCAACC GTACGGCTGATGGTGCATATTCCTCTGTCACATCACTTCTGTCTGGTGTTGATTCTGCTCTATTAG AGTCCCTGCAGGGTCAAATTGACAACCTTGAGCGAACTCGCCTAAagcagttttgtgttttggagGCTTCTAGTGGTAAATTAAAGGAAAGCAGATTTCAAGCACCAACCAAAACT ACTAAAAAACTAAAAGGAAGGCGACGCAAGTAA
- the c16hxorf65 gene encoding uncharacterized protein CXorf65 homolog isoform X2, giving the protein MFVYIKHGVTFLMQHIRAKLGLAESELIDLCDKQGVMTCLFLPQNTQKWAHELLKPRESFIVCSINRTADGAYSSVTSLLSGVDSALLESLQGQIDNLERTRLKQFCVLEASSGKLKESRFQAPTKTTKKLKGRRRK; this is encoded by the exons atgtttgtttacattaaacatgGAG TTACTTTCTTAATGCAGCATATACGAGCCAAGCTGGGACTGGCTGAGTCAG AGCTCATAGATCTGTGTGATAAACAAGGAGTAATGACATGTCTCTTCCTGCCCCAGAATACACAGAAGTGGGCTCATGAATTGCTAAAGCCCAGAGAGTCTTTTATTGTCTGCAGTATCAACC GTACGGCTGATGGTGCATATTCCTCTGTCACATCACTTCTGTCTGGTGTTGATTCTGCTCTATTAG AGTCCCTGCAGGGTCAAATTGACAACCTTGAGCGAACTCGCCTAAagcagttttgtgttttggagGCTTCTAGTGGTAAATTAAAGGAAAGCAGATTTCAAGCACCAACCAAAACT ACTAAAAAACTAAAAGGAAGGCGACGCAAGTAA
- the sesn4 gene encoding sestrin-3, with protein MIICTKNMDYRLGTQCQLVQNQVMVNSEKDRASLLRVKALASRGRLDTVSQQMASHPQYLESFLRTQHYILYMDGPLPLPYRHYIAIMAAARHHCSYLVSLHSAQFLRVGGDPSWLQGLEAAPPRLQQLDHINKVLAHQPWLTARTHIQALLKTGEQCWSLAELVQAVVLLAHCHSLCSFVFGSGSDPDIAATSRVPHGTPPGFCLCDAANGNTALSPAPAAPPEKTQRRRSLDSSCEVACFREQIQKEEKERKGDRIGVSQTLPHADAEEEEEAMCSADPSRFVTDPEFGYQEFTRREEDHFQVFRVQDYSWEDHGFSLVNRLYSDIGHLLDERFRNVASLPFPHSPDLKRAIWNYIHCIYGIRYDDYDYGEVNRLMERGMKLYIKALACYPDSSKTPLCPLSWAPIKASEKVHVNVLVMEARLQAELLYALRAITQYMIA; from the exons ATGATCATCTGTACAAAAAATATGGATTATCGCCTCGGAACTCAGTGCCAGTTGGTTCAAAATCAG GTGATGGTGAACTCTGAGAAAGACCGTGCTTCTCTGTTGCGTGTTAAGGCTTTGGCCAGCAGGGGGCGTCTGGACACGGTGTCTCAGCAGATGGCCTCCCATCCACAGTACCTGGAGAGTTTCCTGCGAACCCAGCACTACATCCTCTATATGGATGGCCCGTTGCCCCTGCCTTACCGCCATTACATTGCCATCATG GCTGCAGCACGGCATCATTGTAGTTACTTGGTGTCTTTGCACTCGGCTCAGTTCCTGCGTGTAGGCGGAGACCCGTCATGGCTTCAGGGGCTGGAGGCAGCGCCCCCGCGTCTACAACAGCTCGACCACATCAACAAGGTCCTGGCCCATCAACCCTGGCTCACAgctcgcacacacatacag GCGCTACTCAAAACAGGAGAGCAGTGCTGGTCTCTGGCTGAGCTGGTACAGGCGGTGGTTCTTCTGGCCCACTGTCACTCGctttgtagttttgtttttggttcCGGTTCAGACCCGGACATCGCGGCCACTTCCAGGGTCCCTCACGGCACGCCCCCAGGCTTCTGTCTCTGTGACGCTGCTAACGGAAATACGGCCCTATCACCAGCCCCTGCTGCACCCCCTGAAAAAACACAACGGCGAAGG tcCCTAGACTCCAGCTGTGAGGTCGCTTGCTTTCGAGAGCAAATCCAAAAAGAGGAGAAGGAACGAAAAGGAGATCGAATAGGAGTGTCACAGACACTCCCACATGCAG AtgcagaggaagaggaggaggcgaTGTGCTCTGCTGACCCCTCCCGCTTCGTCACGGATCCAGAATTCGGATACCAGGAATTCACCCGACGGGAGGAGGACCATTTCCAAGTATTTCGAGTGCAG GACTACTCGTGGGAGGATCACGGCTTCTCGCTGGTCAACAGGTTGTACTCAGATATAGGCCACTTGCTAGACGAGCGGTTTCGCAATGTGGCTTCCCTCCCTTTCCCTCATAGCCCCGACCTCAAAAGAGCCATCTGGAACTATATTCATTGCATCTACGGCATAAG GTATGATGATTATGATTACGGGGAAGTTAACCGATTGATGGAGCGTGGCATGAAACTTTATATAAAAGCCCTGGCCTGCTATCCCGACTCCAGCAAGACCCCTCTGTGTCCGCTCTCCTGGGCTCCTATCAAAGCTTCAGAGAAG GTCCATGTAAATGTATTGGTGATGGAGGCACGTCTGCAGGCCGAGCTGCTGTATGCGCTCAGAGCCATCACTCAATACATGATCGCGTAG
- the foxo4 gene encoding forkhead box protein O4, whose amino-acid sequence MEEENVPPIDPDFEPQSRPRSCTWPLPRPDISAVKTGGTDGSESAAGTPPTEEDKHDPQPTTSEPDKVAVTEGGVLTGVGGATPRKGTSRRNAWGNQSYAELISQAIENSPEKRLTLAQIYDWMVKTVPYFKDKGDSNSSAGWKNSIRHNLSLHNKFLRVHNESTGKSSWWMLNPEGGKTGKAPRRRAASMDNSSKLLKSRMRAKQTKKQAGASGIGGSAVAMQGEGVSGTSGADSPGSQSQFGKWGVNSSSPSSRGSLDDPDMWTSFRPRTSSNASTLSGRLSPIATGQEDEEELPEDALLAGYSTGNLPPTLTETLMEELDLIDGLTLMTGPQGGASPSTAPPAPPQPLPSASTLLPRGSSFPSFRRLASSKASPGSTPPGSNTSGRSSTSPSNFGNSLFSPLSGPGSHGGFSPHVPSSLEALLTSDSPPPSEVMMTQMDPLMPSQGGLLGLGGSLSSNQTKPSQMMLSKSIDTSAVGQMSLQNQPQLQHSQMSFAMMHSGMNHEPPQLSTVKTQHHVPGLLQHGAVPSPGGNGGMQGLCQFSTPPCFIPLQDRLPTDLDIEMFTENLDCNVEDIINSDLMDGDLVDFNFDPIIMGGQGYTGPATTQSSSHNWVPS is encoded by the exons ATGGAGGAAGAAAACGTACCCCCGATTGACCCAGATTTTGAGCCGCAGAGCCGACCGAGGTCATGTACATGGCCGTTGCCTAGACCCGACATTTCAGCTGTCAAAACGGGCGGGACGGACGGCTCAGAATCTGCTGCTGGGACTCCGCCCACCGAGGAAGATAAACACGACCCTCAGCCAACCACATCTGAGCCTGATAAAGTTGCGGTGACGGAGGGAGGAGTCCTCACCGGAGTGGGCGGGGCTACGCCTCGAAAAGGCACTTCCCGACGTAATGCCTGGGGTAACCAGTCGTACGCAGAGCTGATCAGCCAGGCCATCGAAAACTCGCCAGAGAAACGACTTACTCTGGCTCAGATTTACGACTGGATGGTGAAAACGGTGCCGTATTTTAAGGATAAGGGAGACAGTAACAGTTCTGCTGGATGGAAG AACTCCATTCGCCACAACTTGTCGCTTCACAACAAATTCCTTCGAGTGCACAATGAGTCGACAGGGAAAAGTTCCTGGTGGATGCTTAACCCAGAGGGGGGTAAGACAGGCAAGGCCCCTCGCCGCCGTGCCGCCTCGATGGACAACAGCAGTAAACTGCTTAAAAGTCGCATGCGGGCTAAACAAACTAAAAAGCAGGCTGGAGCATCTGGGATCGGAGGCTCCGCTGTTGCGATGCAGGGTGAGGGCGTTTCTGGCACCAGTGGTGCAGACAGTCCTGGATCTCAGAGCCAGTTTGGAAAGTGGGGGGTGAACAGCAGCAGCCCCTCCTCTCGTGGCAGCCTGGATGACCCTGACATGTGGACGAGTTTCAGGCCACGCACAAGCTCTAATGCCAGCACTCTTAGTGGCAGGCTTTCTCCTATCGCCACAGGGCAGGAGGACGAAGAGGAATTACCCGAGGACGCTCTCCTGGCGGGTTATTCTACAGGTAATCTTCCTCCAACACTAACCGAGACCCTCATGGAAGAACTGGACTTGATCGACGGGCTTACTTTGATGACGGGTCCGCAAGGGGGTGCGAGCCCAAGCACAGCCCCTCCTGCTCCTCCTCAGCCGCTGCCTTCTGCATCCACTCTGCTGCCTCGAGGGTCCAGCTTTCCTTCATTTAGACGGCTGGCATCTTCGAAGGCATCACCGGGATCTACTCCGCCAGGGAGTAACACAAGTGGCAGATCCAGCACGAGCCCTTCGAACTTCGGAAACTCGCTCTTCAGCCCTCTGTCAGGTCCTGGATCCCATGGTGGTTTCAGTCCTCATGTGCCATCCAGCCTCGAGGCTCTTCTTACCTCTGATTCACCCCCACCCAGCGAAGTCATGATGACCCAAATGGATCCTCTCATGCCAAGTCAAGGAGGCCTTTTAGGCCTCGGGGGATCTCTTTCAAGCAATCAGACCAAGCCAAGTCAAATGATGTTGAGTAAGAGCATTGACACAAGCGCTGTGGGGCAAATGTCCCTCCAGAATCAACCCCAACTTCAGCACTCGCAGATGAGCTTCGCAATGATGCATTCAGGCATGAACCATGAGCCGCCTCAGCTCTCAACCGTAAAGACCCAGCATCACGTGCCAGGGCTTCTGCAGCACGGAGCAGTCCCGTCACCTGGTGGGAACGGTGGTATGCAAGGTTTGTGCCAATTTTCGACACCGCCCTGTTTTATCCCTCTCCAGGATCGACTACCTACAGACTTGGATATTGAGATGTTCACCGAAAACCTGGACTGTAACGTGGAAGACATTATCAACAGTGATCTGATGGATGGAGATTTGGTCGACTTTAACTTTGACCCCATCATAATGGGTGGACAGGGTTATACCGGGCCAGCAACCACACAAAGTTCCTCCCACAACTGGGTACCCAGCTAA
- the si:ch211-126c2.4 gene encoding uncharacterized protein si:ch211-126c2.4 — translation MDGFLRWKLTQGGTLLGGSSLQKPISSFQSNKLPDVCSSFYSIADEPFPQVSGFLDDTVEQSFIDNETGTALNSPACLPSERVTKHKNEVDIAPRNETANISDLNVIMPGVCSHLADESTSSKSLQNDKDITNVTASKVEGNNNDFSNIPTVSITSFEESDFISAEKNSSFNVTQDLKERCGINTTNTGINATVDLHDIKNGNFESVQSQEPREGPDARLNSTVDIDVARIKSGNATIDLVQTPNTKEDSDTGVNATVDIPNLDFTHDKINSSSDNSAASNTTTERPSEKHDVTLDIHPHELEEEKRDGNPESTRDAKINSPLTKISEEAYVTDEIVEQTESAALQASGDIQSISVSVKPGEGTFTKLNTTTELAVPDLPILKNTTIEIKSSSTEMTSQTSDVSKSVMSNAETVSENREAEVETSTSAFVHPVETPSDSSKINLDECPPKTSKPGFVDSECIQNSETGNFSRNSIFCLDDTLDMKTSFMVTSTPIVFGKEPRFAILRDAKPTPMRKRLSVINSIEAHSSEELVGTSHHDGTIATYVTQSSNRSQKVSTQCTSGHSTSEPMNEKKPPTKPIVKRQLPQLSSKISHPKSGLPPRPQSSMNSSLAFRPKTVPLPNVSHQSDASSSTLPGNKKTGQLNKAKHIVNYTASVGPFKTPVISSVPGYTSTAVSKLSSSGIPQMKPSGRQPPTRKRMALKTPQTTQNSVETVQPPSSNKPSGLPGMRKRNTLLPGLAQKHLRNDDLPSAKRKRIAPTVHPTVVSDAVQPAEAAHESDCINCSKHHEKLERFLEELVRLRSECKNWGPLHEKLEMCVEELKRT, via the exons ATGGACGGCTTTTTAAGGTGGAAGCTTACCCAGGGTGGCACCCTTCTGGGTGGATCATCTCTTCAGAAGCCCATTTCTTCCTTCCAGTCAAATAAATTGCCAGATGTCTGCTCCAGTTTCTATTCAATTGCAGATGAACCCTTTCCACAAGTTTCTGGATTTCTCGATGACACAGTCGAACAGTCTTTCATTGATAATGAGACCGGAACCGCTTTGAATTCTCCTGCTTGCCTACCATCGGAAAGGGTAACAAAACATAAGAACGAGGTAGATATAGCACCAAGGAATGAGACTGCCAACATCTCTGATCTTAATGTTATTATGCCTGGAGTATGTAGCCACTTGGCAGATGAAAGCACATCTAGTAAATCACTGCAGAATGATAAAGACATTACGAATGTAACAGCAAGCAAAGTAGAAGGAAACAACAATGATTTTAGTAATATTCCTACAGTTTCCATTACATCTTTTGAGGAATCAGATTTCATAAGTGCGGAGAAGAACAGTTCTTTTAATGTGACTCAAGATTTGAAGGAAAGGTGTGGAATTAATACAACAAACACTGGTATTAATGCAACTGTTGATCTTCACGACATTAAGAACGGCAATTTTGAGTCTGTCCAGTCTCAGGAGCCTAGGGAGGGTCCTGATGCTAGACTTAATTCAACAGTAGATATAGATGTCGCTCGTATAAAATCAGGTAATGCCACTATCGACCTGGTCCAGACAccgaacactaaagaagattcTGACACAGGTGTTAATGCTACTGTGGATATTCCTAATCTGGATTTTACGCATGATAAAATTAATTCATCTAGTGATAACAGTGCCGCCTCAAACACTACTACAGAACGGCCAAGTGAAAAACATGACGTTACTTTAGATATTCACCCACATGAGCTAGAAGAGGAGAAACGGGACGGAAACCCTGAATCTACTAGGGATGCTAAAATAAATAGTCCACTTACAAAGATCTCAGAGGAAGCTTATGTAACAGATGAAATTGTGGAGCAAACTGAAAGCGCTGCTCTTCAAGCCTCGGGTGATATTCAGTCAATCTCTGTGTCTGTGAAGCCAGGTGAGGGAACATTTACTAAACTTAACACAACCACTGAACTGGCTGTCCCAGACCTTCCCATTTTAAAGAACACCACTATAGAAATCAAATCCTCAAGCACAGAAATGACAAGCCAGACTAGCGATGTCTCTAAATCGGTTATGAGTAATGCAGAAACGGTTTCTGAAAACAGAGAGGCAGAAGTTGAGACAAGCACCTCAGCATTTGTTCACCCTGTAGAAACTCCCTCAGACTCCTCTAAGATTAATCTAGATGAATGCCccccaaaaacatcaaaacctGGTTTTGTTGACTCTGAGTGCATTCAAAACTCCGAAACGGGAAACTTCAGCCGaaacagtattttttgtctGGATGATACGCTGGACATGAAGACCAGCTTCATGGTCACATCCACGCCTATCGTCTTTGGCAAAGAACCCAGGTTTGCAATACTGAGAGACGCAAAGCCTACACCTATGAGAAAAAGGCTCTCGGTGATCAACAGTATTGAGGCACATTCAAGTGAAGAACTTGTTGGAACGAGCCATCATGATGGGACCATTGCCACATATGTGACTCAGAGCTCGAACCGTAGTCAGAAAGTCTCGACACAGTGCACTTCGGGTCACAGTACATCAGAGCCAATGAATGAGAAAAAACCTCCAACAAAACCAATCGTGAAAAGACAACTACCTCAACTCTCCTCCAAGATCAGTCATCCAAAATCCGGTCTGCCACCAAGACCACAGTCATCCATGAACTCATCACTAGCGTTCAGACCTAAAACGGTTCCATTGCCAAATGTATCGCATCAATCTGACGCATCATCTTCTACTCTACCTGGCAACAAGAAGACAGGACAGCTGAATAAAGCAAAGCACATTGTCAATTATACAGCATCAGTCGGCCCTTTTAAG ACACCTGTGATTTCTTCTGTGCCTGGGTATACTTCCACAGCAG TTTCAAAACTTTCAAGCTCCGGTATACCACAGATGAAACCATCAGGGCGACAGCCTCCAACTCGGAAAAGAATGGCTCTCAAGACCCCACAGACTACACAAAACTCTGTTGAAACTGTTCAGCCTCCGTCCAGTAATAAACCGTCAGGATTACCAG GTATGAGGAAGAGGAATACACTGCTTCCCGGTCTGGCCCAAAAGCACTTGAGGAATGATGATTTGCCTTcagcaaagagaaaaagaatTG CACCTACTGTTCATCCTACAGTAGTCAGTGATGCTGTGCAACCAGCTGAAGCAGCCCATGAGTCAG ACTGTATAAATTGTTCAAAGCATCACGAAAAACTTGAGAGGTTCCTTGAAGAGCTAGTGAGATTACGATCAG AGTGTAAAAACTGGGGACCATTGCACGAAAAACTTGAGATGTGTGTAGAGGAATTAAAGAGAACTTAA